One part of the Caproiciproducens sp. CPB-2 genome encodes these proteins:
- a CDS encoding alpha/beta fold hydrolase yields the protein MKNTFAFKTAEGRNAIYKQYDAFLSNMRITYEEINVDTRFGKAFVIAAGKKDAPVLVLLHGSGINSVMWIRDMERYSEHYRVYAVDLQGEPGKSNEKQLPFEGPDFDNWLHDVFMGLSIEKASIVGISLGAWLALKFAIAHSQMVDKLVLLCPAGVGTPKTSFAYVSLFYMLLGEKGVEHLFRKVNGGKSIPKIMLDYQKLIGKNFNFRREQVPLFSDAELAQLTMPSILFVGRKDVMFHSLKTARRYRTLVPNAKVTVLQEAGHTLIGLVDDILSFLQQ from the coding sequence ATGAAAAATACGTTTGCCTTTAAAACTGCCGAGGGCAGAAACGCCATATATAAACAATACGATGCCTTTCTTAGTAACATGCGGATTACCTATGAAGAAATCAATGTTGACACACGCTTTGGAAAAGCTTTTGTGATAGCGGCAGGTAAAAAGGATGCACCCGTTTTGGTACTGCTTCACGGTAGTGGCATAAATTCTGTCATGTGGATCAGAGATATGGAGAGGTATTCAGAGCACTACAGGGTATATGCTGTTGATTTACAAGGCGAACCCGGCAAAAGCAATGAAAAACAATTGCCCTTTGAAGGACCTGATTTTGATAATTGGCTTCACGATGTATTTATGGGACTGTCTATAGAAAAAGCCAGTATAGTCGGAATCTCTCTGGGAGCATGGCTTGCACTGAAGTTTGCAATCGCCCATTCTCAAATGGTCGATAAACTTGTTCTGCTATGTCCAGCTGGTGTTGGCACGCCAAAAACTTCCTTTGCATATGTGTCTTTATTCTATATGCTGCTGGGGGAAAAAGGTGTTGAGCACCTGTTTCGTAAAGTGAATGGAGGAAAATCCATCCCAAAGATCATGCTGGATTATCAAAAGCTGATTGGGAAAAACTTTAATTTCAGACGGGAGCAAGTTCCGCTTTTTTCGGATGCTGAATTGGCACAATTGACAATGCCGTCCATTTTATTCGTAGGACGAAAAGATGTAATGTTTCATTCACTGAAAACAGCACGACGCTATAGAACCCTTGTGCCAAATGCAAAAGTCACCGTGCTACAGGAAGCGGGACATACACTGATCGGGTTGGTGGATGATATATTATCGTTTTTACAGCAATAA
- a CDS encoding cysteine-rich KTR domain-containing protein gives MAEIKWIYCPFCKSKTRLKIREDTILENFPLFCPKCKQETLIRVRQLNISVIQEPDAKTQSR, from the coding sequence ATGGCAGAAATCAAGTGGATTTATTGTCCCTTTTGCAAGAGCAAGACACGATTAAAAATCCGTGAAGACACAATACTCGAGAACTTCCCTTTGTTCTGCCCGAAATGCAAACAGGAAACCCTGATCAGAGTACGACAATTAAATATATCAGTTATCCAAGAGCCAGACGCTAAGACGCAGAGCCGATAA